The proteins below come from a single Leptospiraceae bacterium genomic window:
- a CDS encoding MFS transporter gives MLPTKIKEWQLLLLLACIQFSNILDFVIMMPLSPRLMDVFKISPAEFGFLVSSYAFSAGISGILGAFFLDRFDRRIALNTCYAGLTVATLICGVVHTYPLLMAARIMAGAFGGLTGAIIFAIVGDLIPYDRRGKATGIIMSAFSLASVIGVPVGLWLAEIFNWNAPFFALFGFSAVTLVFAHFYTPSVKGHLSSFAKHPLKTLETLFLNKNHLTAFALITMMMFGGFSVIPFIAPYLVANVGITNTELSYLYILGGGFTVFTARIIGSLADKFGKPLIFAIIAIISILPILALTNLPKVPLYITLSVTTCFFVFVSGRFTPAMAMITASVHPLNRGSFMSMVSSVQQIASGLAASLSGVIIQKTADGQLAEFPTVGIVASISTIVAILISTRLKTVSSE, from the coding sequence ATGTTACCCACAAAAATAAAAGAATGGCAACTATTGCTTCTACTTGCCTGTATTCAATTTTCGAATATTCTAGACTTTGTAATCATGATGCCACTTAGCCCAAGGCTCATGGATGTATTTAAAATAAGCCCGGCTGAATTTGGATTTTTAGTATCTTCTTACGCATTTAGTGCAGGGATTTCTGGAATTTTAGGTGCTTTTTTCCTAGATAGATTTGATCGAAGAATTGCGCTTAATACTTGTTATGCGGGACTTACTGTAGCTACATTAATTTGTGGGGTAGTTCATACTTATCCGCTCCTTATGGCTGCAAGGATTATGGCGGGAGCATTTGGGGGACTAACCGGAGCAATTATATTTGCGATAGTTGGAGATTTGATTCCTTACGATAGAAGGGGTAAGGCGACTGGTATTATAATGTCTGCATTTTCTCTTGCGTCTGTTATCGGAGTTCCTGTTGGGCTTTGGCTTGCTGAGATTTTTAATTGGAATGCTCCTTTCTTTGCCCTATTTGGCTTTAGTGCAGTAACTTTGGTTTTTGCGCATTTTTATACACCTTCCGTAAAAGGACATCTTTCTTCCTTTGCAAAACATCCACTAAAAACGTTAGAGACATTGTTTTTGAATAAAAACCATCTAACCGCATTTGCATTAATTACAATGATGATGTTTGGTGGTTTTTCAGTGATTCCATTTATTGCACCATACCTTGTAGCGAATGTCGGTATTACGAATACTGAACTCAGTTATTTATATATTTTAGGTGGTGGATTTACCGTATTTACCGCACGCATCATCGGCAGTCTAGCGGATAAGTTTGGTAAACCCTTAATTTTTGCGATTATTGCAATTATTTCTATTTTACCAATTTTGGCTCTAACCAATTTACCCAAAGTACCCCTTTATATTACTCTTTCTGTAACTACTTGCTTTTTTGTATTTGTTTCAGGACGATTTACACCTGCTATGGCGATGATTACAGCAAGTGTTCATCCTTTAAATAGAGGAAGTTTTATGAGTATGGTATCTTCTGTCCAACAAATTGCCTCTGGTCTAGCTGCAAGTCTTTCCGGGGTAATCATCCAGAAAACTGCCGATGGTCAACTGGCAGAATTTCCAACAGTCGGAATTGTTGCCAGTATATCAACGATAGTTGCCATACTGATTTCAACTCGTTTAAAAACGGTATCTAGTGAGTAG
- a CDS encoding exodeoxyribonuclease VII small subunit: MAAKEKDISFEEALNELEQIAEKLERGQLTLEDSIKAYERGMDLKKICTERLKEAEGKIEFLAKSPDGKIVKESAIREQKEKDKKSKEEILF; this comes from the coding sequence ATGGCAGCAAAAGAAAAAGATATCTCTTTTGAAGAAGCACTCAATGAATTGGAACAAATAGCAGAAAAATTAGAACGAGGGCAACTAACTTTAGAAGATTCCATCAAAGCCTATGAAAGAGGAATGGATTTAAAAAAAATCTGCACAGAAAGATTAAAAGAAGCAGAAGGCAAAATTGAATTCCTAGCAAAATCACCAGACGGTAAGATTGTTAAAGAAAGTGCAATTCGAGAACAAAAAGAAAAAGACAAGAAATCCAAGGAAGAAATTCTGTTTTAA
- a CDS encoding exodeoxyribonuclease VII large subunit: protein MSEIRPLSVSEVNRSIKSILLERRELKDIWIKGEISNYSPSGAGHIYFSLKDPTSVIRCTFFSFQNKNYKGKKLQDGMEVQVFGSINLYEPGGYYSVNVARVEELGKGDILYQLEKLKAELNAKGIFNSERKRPIPRFPKTLGIATSPTGAAVEDIIRIAKERYPNLNILIAPCQVQGESAPTSIVSAIQELNNPKWEVDVIIAGRGGGSFEDLMPFNDEAVVMAYYNSRVPIISAVGHQIDSLLCDHAADAFVPTPTAGAELAVPELEDLENYLEDLQNRFNQTLKYKLDIARDRLHLISNKHIFMEPRMLLTDRIQRVDETLNRIFLLGKNNISLKLNQLQRFENIKIYAKSLLTAKESKYKLTLGRVENFSPLQTLNRGYAVARNKKQEVIQSPSQVKIGEELELILKDQKTIKVEVKEK, encoded by the coding sequence ATGTCAGAAATTCGTCCTCTTTCAGTCAGTGAAGTAAACCGTTCCATTAAATCCATATTACTCGAACGTAGAGAATTAAAAGACATTTGGATAAAAGGAGAAATTTCAAATTACAGCCCATCTGGAGCGGGACATATTTATTTTTCTCTGAAAGATCCAACGAGCGTTATCCGCTGTACATTTTTTTCTTTCCAAAATAAAAACTACAAGGGAAAAAAACTCCAAGACGGAATGGAAGTCCAAGTTTTTGGAAGTATCAATTTATATGAACCCGGCGGTTACTATAGTGTAAACGTTGCACGTGTTGAGGAATTAGGAAAAGGTGATATTTTATATCAACTCGAAAAACTAAAAGCAGAGTTAAATGCAAAGGGAATATTTAATTCCGAAAGAAAACGACCAATTCCTCGTTTTCCTAAGACACTTGGAATAGCAACTTCTCCGACAGGGGCTGCGGTTGAAGATATAATTCGAATCGCGAAAGAACGTTATCCAAATCTCAATATTCTAATTGCCCCTTGCCAAGTTCAAGGAGAATCAGCTCCAACATCGATTGTCAGCGCCATACAAGAGTTAAACAATCCAAAATGGGAAGTTGATGTAATTATTGCTGGTCGAGGTGGTGGGAGTTTCGAAGATTTGATGCCATTTAACGATGAAGCCGTGGTTATGGCTTACTATAATTCTCGAGTTCCTATAATTTCAGCCGTCGGTCACCAGATTGACTCATTGCTCTGTGATCATGCGGCTGACGCATTTGTACCGACTCCGACTGCAGGAGCTGAACTTGCTGTTCCTGAGTTAGAAGATTTGGAAAATTATTTAGAAGATTTACAGAATAGATTTAACCAAACTTTAAAATATAAATTAGACATTGCTCGCGATAGATTACATCTAATTTCCAATAAACATATATTTATGGAGCCTAGGATGTTATTGACAGATCGAATTCAGAGAGTCGATGAAACTTTGAATCGTATTTTTCTATTAGGAAAAAATAATATTTCATTAAAACTCAATCAACTGCAGAGATTTGAGAATATTAAAATTTACGCAAAATCTTTATTAACCGCAAAAGAGAGTAAATATAAATTAACCCTTGGAAGAGTAGAGAATTTTTCTCCTTTACAAACTTTAAACAGAGGTTACGCAGTTGCTAGAAATAAAAAACAAGAAGTAATCCAATCCCCTTCACAAGTAAAAATTGGGGAAGAACTAGAATTAATTTTAAAAGACCAAAAAACGATTAAGGTAGAAGTTAAGGAGAAGTAA
- a CDS encoding AI-2E family transporter, giving the protein MNNGELKNSKYVLPIALLGLSSIAGTFAFLVYQSYFWAGFISLILYLGSRDYYLKLRSRIPEKIRGIAPSLMIFIVLITIVIPCFFIIRTLLAELISLLFVIKVNLSEDRIVPTLMSINLITDYFTDTEFFWVQFPNMYREIVSSYGDILNIDSLYGILSNTTSLILGGIKIPLAIFVNICFSFMLLFFFYKDGYKLELFLMNNLPFSEEVEKQIGQRISEAVKAVLKGNILISLLQGFVAGVLLFFAGIPNPILYGSIASFFSLIPVIGTAVVWLPAGLYIGFFEESWIIAIIYMSLSFTSYMVLENLVKPNILDKKLNLHPFLLFLALLGGIQQFGIVGLIIGPIAVTILVILWDFWMAYRKKEFKSLQ; this is encoded by the coding sequence ATGAACAATGGAGAGTTAAAAAATAGCAAATATGTTTTGCCTATTGCATTACTTGGATTATCCTCCATTGCAGGAACGTTTGCTTTTTTAGTCTATCAATCTTACTTCTGGGCGGGGTTTATTTCTCTTATCCTCTATTTAGGCTCTAGAGATTATTACTTAAAATTAAGAAGCAGAATCCCTGAAAAAATTCGCGGGATAGCACCTAGCCTTATGATTTTTATAGTACTTATCACTATAGTCATTCCATGTTTTTTTATTATTAGAACTCTTCTTGCTGAACTAATTTCTCTATTATTTGTTATTAAAGTAAATTTAAGTGAAGATAGAATTGTCCCGACACTAATGAGCATTAACCTCATTACAGACTATTTTACAGATACAGAATTTTTCTGGGTCCAATTTCCAAATATGTACAGAGAAATTGTTAGTTCTTACGGAGATATTTTAAACATCGATAGTCTATATGGAATTCTAAGTAATACTACTTCCTTAATTTTAGGTGGGATAAAAATTCCTCTCGCAATTTTTGTGAATATTTGTTTTTCATTTATGTTGCTATTTTTCTTTTATAAGGACGGTTATAAGTTAGAACTTTTTTTGATGAACAATCTTCCTTTTTCGGAAGAAGTAGAAAAACAAATCGGGCAAAGAATTTCAGAAGCAGTCAAAGCTGTATTAAAGGGGAATATACTGATTTCCCTCTTACAGGGATTTGTAGCAGGAGTTCTTCTTTTTTTTGCAGGAATTCCAAATCCAATTTTATATGGAAGTATAGCTTCTTTTTTCTCATTGATTCCAGTGATTGGTACGGCAGTAGTTTGGCTTCCGGCTGGACTTTACATTGGTTTTTTTGAAGAAAGTTGGATAATTGCCATTATCTATATGAGTTTATCTTTTACTTCTTACATGGTTTTAGAAAATTTAGTGAAACCAAATATATTAGATAAAAAACTAAATCTTCACCCGTTCCTACTTTTCCTAGCATTGTTAGGTGGAATTCAGCAATTCGGAATAGTTGGTCTTATCATTGGCCCAATTGCAGTTACAATTCTTGTAATTCTATGGGATTTTTGGATGGCTTATAGAAAGAAAGAGTTTAAGTCGCTTCAATAA
- the clpX gene encoding ATP-dependent Clp protease ATP-binding subunit ClpX translates to MGKEKLHCSFCGKEQDAVKRLVAGPGVYICDECISLCTEIIADEPAHLERPTHITDVPKPQEIKKILDQYVIGQHHAKRALSVAVYNHYKRIHFNGGKNDVELEKSNILLVGPTGSGKTLLAQTLARILKVPFAIVDATALTEAGYVGEDVENIILKLIQNADNDIKKAELGIIYIDEIDKISRKNDSASITRDVSGEGVQQALLKIIEGTVANVPPQGGRKHPHQDYLSIDTRNILFICGGAFVDLDRIIKSRIGVKTIGFNSDASSNLDSLAKTEVLKNVIPDDLLKYGLIPEFVGRLPILATLEEADVNTLKQIFTEPKNAIMKQFAKIFELENVTLKFTDAAINAVAIKAIKRESGARGLRAIVEDIMMDLMFQIPSREDVIEVVITEETVMNGESPLLILKPKEKIA, encoded by the coding sequence ATGGGAAAAGAAAAACTACATTGTTCCTTTTGTGGCAAAGAGCAGGATGCAGTCAAAAGACTCGTTGCAGGTCCTGGAGTATATATTTGTGATGAGTGTATCTCTCTCTGTACAGAAATTATTGCAGATGAGCCGGCCCATTTAGAGAGACCTACTCATATTACAGATGTTCCGAAACCTCAAGAAATCAAAAAAATTCTAGACCAATATGTAATCGGACAACACCACGCCAAACGTGCATTATCCGTTGCTGTTTACAACCACTACAAACGAATTCATTTCAACGGTGGGAAAAACGATGTTGAATTAGAAAAATCAAATATCCTACTCGTCGGTCCTACCGGTAGCGGCAAAACTCTTTTAGCTCAAACTTTGGCTCGTATATTAAAAGTTCCATTTGCTATTGTAGACGCAACTGCTTTAACAGAAGCAGGTTATGTGGGAGAAGATGTCGAAAATATAATTCTTAAACTCATTCAAAACGCGGACAATGATATAAAAAAAGCAGAACTTGGAATAATCTACATTGACGAAATTGATAAAATTTCCCGCAAAAACGATAGTGCATCTATCACAAGAGATGTAAGTGGTGAAGGTGTACAACAAGCATTACTTAAAATCATTGAAGGAACAGTTGCAAATGTTCCACCTCAAGGTGGGCGCAAACATCCACACCAAGACTATCTATCAATCGATACGAGAAATATATTATTTATTTGCGGCGGTGCATTTGTAGACTTGGATAGAATCATTAAGTCCAGAATTGGAGTCAAAACAATTGGATTCAATTCAGACGCTAGTTCTAACTTAGATAGTCTTGCAAAGACAGAAGTACTAAAGAACGTAATTCCGGACGACTTACTCAAATACGGACTTATTCCGGAATTTGTTGGTCGTCTTCCTATACTTGCAACTTTAGAAGAAGCAGATGTAAACACATTAAAACAAATTTTCACAGAGCCTAAAAATGCGATCATGAAACAATTTGCAAAGATATTCGAATTGGAAAATGTCACACTCAAGTTCACAGACGCGGCAATCAATGCAGTAGCGATCAAAGCTATTAAAAGAGAGTCAGGCGCGAGAGGACTTCGTGCGATTGTAGAAGACATTATGATGGATTTGATGTTTCAGATTCCATCCAGAGAAGATGTGATCGAAGTTGTAATAACAGAAGAAACAGTTATGAACGGAGAATCCCCTCTTCTTATTCTAAAACCAAAAGAAAAAATAGCTTAG
- a CDS encoding ATP-dependent Clp protease proteolytic subunit, whose amino-acid sequence MPIIPTVIEQTSRGEREMGVFSRLLKDRVIFIGSGIDDEFANVLIAQLLFLEADNPERDIYLYINSPGGYISSGLAVYDTIQYIKPEVRTLCIGQASSMASLLLAAGAKGKRSALPNARIMMHQPTGGATGQASDIEIQANEILRVKSIINTLYQKHTGQDIKTIENDTERDFYMTAEEAKSYGILDNVITDRKLPKVG is encoded by the coding sequence ATGCCAATTATACCAACAGTCATAGAACAAACCAGCCGAGGGGAAAGAGAAATGGGTGTTTTCTCTCGCCTTTTGAAAGATCGTGTGATTTTTATTGGAAGTGGGATTGATGATGAATTTGCAAATGTTCTAATTGCCCAACTTTTATTTTTAGAAGCTGATAACCCTGAAAGAGATATATACCTTTACATCAATTCTCCGGGTGGATACATCTCCTCCGGTTTAGCAGTCTATGACACAATTCAATACATCAAACCAGAAGTTAGAACTCTATGCATTGGACAAGCATCTTCAATGGCTTCCTTACTTTTGGCAGCAGGGGCAAAAGGCAAACGTTCTGCTCTCCCGAATGCTCGAATCATGATGCATCAACCAACCGGTGGAGCGACAGGTCAAGCTAGCGACATCGAAATCCAAGCAAATGAAATTTTAAGAGTAAAAAGTATTATCAATACTCTTTATCAAAAACACACAGGTCAAGATATCAAAACAATTGAAAACGACACTGAAAGAGATTTTTATATGACTGCTGAAGAAGCAAAATCATATGGAATTTTAGATAACGTTATTACGGACAGAAAATTACCTAAGGTAGGTTGA
- the tig gene encoding trigger factor: MEYKVTINEDATAKLDLTYSPEDIEDAFKKAYIRAAQKVKVNGFRQGKAPMEMVIKMLGDSVSDDAVTILLTDSINGLYPSLSFKAYKPPKIEIEKFERHNTLIAKATYETAPEIKLEKYKEIPVDVYNITVTEEDLSPQLKDIQLKLSKTQAREPEETSVEGDLLDIDIETVNEEGEKVQDSKNNQYYIGLNPKQKKLDQELLGLKQGEKKTFNFTYDKDMSEELAGKTFTFNITANSISKVIYPELDDALAQEWDETPTMEELKTKLKENIKKFAEDKMHAHYSNQLISEVVNNASFSIPNSLLEEESHAIYHQFQHDYNLGHMPMEKYAELVGSDLDSVKANFTTRAMNQIKFYLAVHKLAEIESIKVEPAEMEAVFSRLQLSDKEKNSQESKERIFRNIYENLISQKVYDFLLSNSNKQGNSEISISRASEILSGPKKDN; this comes from the coding sequence ATGGAATACAAAGTAACAATTAACGAAGACGCAACCGCAAAATTAGATTTAACCTATAGCCCTGAAGACATCGAAGACGCATTCAAAAAAGCATACATAAGAGCCGCACAAAAAGTAAAAGTGAACGGATTTAGACAAGGGAAAGCTCCAATGGAGATGGTTATCAAGATGCTTGGTGATTCTGTTTCAGATGATGCAGTTACTATCTTACTTACGGACTCAATCAATGGTCTATATCCAAGCCTTTCCTTTAAAGCGTATAAACCACCAAAGATCGAAATCGAAAAATTTGAACGCCATAATACATTAATTGCAAAAGCAACCTATGAGACAGCTCCTGAAATCAAGTTAGAAAAGTACAAAGAAATTCCAGTAGATGTTTACAATATTACTGTAACTGAGGAAGACCTTTCTCCACAACTAAAAGACATCCAGCTAAAACTTTCTAAAACCCAAGCTCGTGAGCCGGAAGAAACTTCGGTAGAAGGAGATTTGCTTGATATTGACATCGAAACGGTCAATGAAGAAGGCGAAAAAGTCCAAGACTCTAAAAATAATCAATATTATATAGGATTAAATCCAAAACAAAAAAAATTAGACCAAGAGTTACTAGGTTTGAAACAAGGTGAGAAAAAAACCTTTAATTTCACGTACGATAAAGATATGTCAGAAGAATTAGCTGGAAAAACATTCACATTTAACATAACCGCTAATTCTATATCGAAAGTAATTTATCCTGAGTTAGATGATGCACTTGCCCAAGAATGGGATGAAACACCAACTATGGAAGAACTCAAAACCAAACTAAAAGAGAACATCAAAAAATTTGCAGAAGATAAAATGCATGCACATTATTCTAACCAATTGATTTCCGAAGTAGTGAATAATGCTAGTTTTAGCATTCCAAATTCATTATTAGAAGAAGAAAGCCATGCCATTTACCATCAATTCCAACATGATTATAACTTAGGTCATATGCCTATGGAAAAATATGCTGAATTAGTTGGGTCAGATTTGGATTCTGTAAAAGCTAATTTTACAACTAGAGCAATGAACCAAATTAAATTCTATTTAGCTGTTCATAAACTTGCCGAGATAGAAAGTATTAAAGTTGAGCCAGCAGAAATGGAAGCTGTTTTCAGTCGATTACAACTAAGTGATAAAGAAAAAAACAGCCAAGAGTCAAAAGAACGAATTTTTAGAAACATTTATGAAAACCTAATTTCGCAAAAAGTTTATGATTTTTTACTTTCCAATTCTAACAAACAAGGGAATAGTGAAATTTCTATAAGCCGCGCCTCAGAAATTCTAAGTGGCCCAAAAAAGGATAACTAA
- a CDS encoding glycosyltransferase family 2 protein codes for MITKKEISIVIPVYKSKNILYKLYNEIDSALKNYIYEVILVNDNSPDDSWNEILKLCENNSHIIGVNLRKNFGQDAAIMAGLNQTSGKYIVIMDDDLQHSPFDIEKLYLECKKGYDVCYANFKKKKQSWWKNMGSWFNGKVAEYILDKPPDMETLTYQMQIDFQTR; via the coding sequence ATGATTACAAAGAAAGAAATTAGTATAGTCATCCCTGTTTATAAAAGTAAGAACATACTTTATAAACTTTACAATGAAATAGACTCCGCATTAAAAAATTATATTTATGAGGTAATTCTTGTAAATGATAATAGTCCTGATGATAGTTGGAATGAAATTCTCAAACTCTGCGAGAACAACAGTCATATAATTGGAGTAAACTTACGAAAAAATTTTGGACAGGACGCAGCAATTATGGCTGGATTAAATCAAACCTCCGGAAAGTATATTGTGATAATGGATGATGATCTTCAACATTCTCCGTTTGATATTGAAAAACTTTATCTGGAATGTAAAAAAGGATATGATGTTTGTTATGCAAATTTTAAAAAGAAAAAACAATCTTGGTGGAAAAATATGGGAAGTTGGTTCAATGGAAAAGTTGCAGAATATATTCTTGATAAACCTCCCGATATGGAAACTCTAACTTACCAAATGCAGATCGATTTTCAAACTCGATAG
- a CDS encoding arylesterase has translation MFLVHCKQQMEETKKEEQINTDTRKKIVFFGDSLTAGMGLINPEESFVFRIGEKLKKDGFDYKIINAGLSGDTTSGGIARLDWSISKGVDFFVLELGANDGMRGIDPLLIESNLKKIISRVREKNPKVKILLVKMLAFPNMGPAYVKKFNSIYTHVAESENIPLTPFLLEKVGGVKELNQKDGIHPTAEGHKLLADTIYPSIKKLVQ, from the coding sequence ATGTTTTTAGTTCATTGCAAACAGCAAATGGAAGAGACCAAAAAGGAAGAACAAATAAATACAGATACACGAAAAAAAATAGTATTTTTTGGAGATAGTCTAACTGCTGGTATGGGATTAATTAACCCAGAAGAATCTTTTGTGTTTCGCATTGGGGAAAAACTAAAAAAGGATGGTTTCGATTATAAAATTATTAATGCAGGTCTAAGTGGAGACACTACATCAGGAGGGATTGCTCGTTTAGATTGGTCTATATCTAAAGGAGTTGATTTTTTTGTATTAGAACTTGGGGCTAATGATGGTATGCGCGGAATTGATCCATTACTTATCGAGTCGAATTTAAAAAAAATCATCTCACGTGTAAGAGAAAAGAATCCTAAAGTAAAAATTCTTTTAGTTAAGATGTTAGCATTTCCGAATATGGGTCCTGCCTACGTCAAAAAATTTAATTCCATTTATACGCATGTTGCAGAATCAGAAAATATCCCACTTACTCCTTTTCTTTTAGAAAAAGTAGGAGGCGTCAAAGAATTAAATCAAAAAGATGGAATCCACCCGACAGCCGAGGGTCATAAATTGCTTGCAGATACAATATACCCAAGTATTAAAAAATTAGTACAATAA
- a CDS encoding Hsp33 family molecular chaperone HslO, protein MNKTDSYLVGIIPEYNFRFLLTDCSNSVREVIQRHEMEHSSATLVAKTMIAAFFLAGLVKEETMISIQLEGEGDIERVMAYSDRSGRMRGMAKHNTILADPKDSTLGIGPGIFRVTRWGGVQKLHQSITKLEDTIFETNLLNYINESDQLISFLSIYTDLEQRPIKACGMIFQALPFTKSTQIDDLMDKISNINIDQSQIFSGSLDNTLKLMENVLETKADILEVGIPEFYCGCTLEKIKKVIVSIGQEEAYSIVEERGNIEMICEFCREKYVLDAEEVRLLFI, encoded by the coding sequence ATGAATAAAACAGATTCTTATTTGGTTGGAATTATCCCTGAGTATAATTTTAGATTTCTATTAACGGATTGTTCTAATTCCGTGCGTGAAGTAATTCAAAGGCATGAAATGGAACATTCCTCAGCTACCCTTGTTGCGAAAACTATGATTGCTGCTTTCTTTTTAGCAGGCCTTGTAAAAGAGGAAACAATGATTAGTATTCAATTGGAAGGGGAAGGGGATATCGAGCGGGTAATGGCATACTCGGATAGATCGGGGCGTATGCGTGGAATGGCAAAACACAATACTATTTTAGCTGATCCAAAAGATTCCACTTTAGGAATTGGTCCTGGGATTTTTAGAGTTACAAGATGGGGAGGCGTTCAAAAATTACACCAGTCCATTACAAAGTTAGAAGACACTATATTTGAAACTAATCTGCTTAATTATATTAATGAATCAGACCAATTGATTTCTTTTTTATCTATTTACACAGATCTAGAGCAAAGACCTATAAAGGCTTGTGGTATGATTTTTCAGGCATTACCTTTTACTAAATCCACACAAATTGATGATTTAATGGATAAGATATCAAACATCAATATTGATCAATCTCAAATTTTTTCTGGGTCATTGGATAATACTTTAAAGTTAATGGAAAATGTTCTCGAAACCAAGGCAGATATTTTAGAAGTAGGTATTCCCGAATTTTATTGCGGATGTACGCTAGAAAAAATAAAAAAAGTAATTGTGTCCATTGGACAAGAAGAAGCCTATTCTATTGTCGAAGAAAGAGGCAACATCGAAATGATTTGTGAATTTTGTAGAGAAAAATACGTGTTAGACGCAGAAGAAGTTAGATTATTATTTATTTAG
- the tsaE gene encoding tRNA (adenosine(37)-N6)-threonylcarbamoyltransferase complex ATPase subunit type 1 TsaE, with the protein MELEFLYQLNEIEKPVIYLKEILSENSIKYPVILLSGEMGAGKTTFTSYFVKSYDQSLNPNSPTFNLMNEYKINQFSIFHFDLYRLKFPEEVENLGFEEIWGKQGLSVIEWWEIAKDYFNFPVINIRIEILDENTRKMNIEFTN; encoded by the coding sequence ATAGAATTGGAATTTTTATATCAATTAAACGAAATCGAAAAACCAGTTATTTATCTAAAAGAAATATTATCTGAAAATTCGATAAAATATCCAGTGATATTATTATCAGGTGAAATGGGAGCAGGTAAAACAACATTTACATCTTATTTTGTAAAATCTTATGATCAAAGTTTAAACCCGAATTCTCCTACTTTTAATTTAATGAACGAATATAAAATAAATCAATTTAGTATTTTTCATTTTGATTTGTATCGATTAAAATTTCCAGAAGAAGTTGAAAATCTAGGTTTTGAGGAAATATGGGGAAAACAAGGATTATCCGTTATTGAATGGTGGGAAATCGCTAAGGATTACTTTAATTTTCCTGTTATCAATATCCGAATTGAAATCTTAGATGAGAATACTAGAAAAATGAATATTGAGTTTACTAACTGA
- a CDS encoding ankyrin repeat domain-containing protein translates to MKKNSLINLISKFQSVIGITLMIFFSVSIFATTDEVLLYAAEKGDLSQVKTALNWDGDVNASDRNGATPLIKACENGHKTIVEYLLKKGAEVNSRDKTGATAILYASIVGDKKIVELLIKYGADVNVKDVGGKSPLSEATQFQNTEVEALLKAAGAK, encoded by the coding sequence TTGAAAAAAAATAGCTTAATAAATCTAATTTCTAAATTTCAGTCGGTAATAGGAATCACCTTAATGATTTTCTTTTCCGTATCCATTTTTGCAACCACAGATGAAGTGCTATTGTATGCTGCGGAAAAGGGAGATTTGTCGCAAGTGAAAACTGCCCTGAATTGGGATGGAGACGTAAATGCATCAGATCGAAACGGAGCTACTCCATTGATAAAAGCCTGCGAGAATGGTCATAAAACAATTGTAGAATATCTTCTAAAAAAAGGTGCAGAAGTAAATTCGAGGGATAAAACAGGTGCCACTGCAATACTTTATGCAAGTATAGTAGGAGATAAAAAAATTGTAGAGCTTTTAATCAAATACGGAGCAGATGTAAATGTAAAAGATGTCGGAGGAAAATCTCCATTATCCGAGGCTACTCAGTTTCAAAACACTGAAGTGGAAGCACTCCTAAAAGCGGCTGGAGCTAAGTAG